GTGCACCACCTGCCCGTACATGAACCGGAGCGTGCGATAGCCGGCGATGCTGGCCTCCGCGTCGCGTCGACGATCTCGATACGCGTCAGAGTGGTACTCCCGGCTGTCGGCCTCGACGATCAGCCGCTCCCCGATGACGAAGTCGACGCGGCCGACCCCGTCGATCGGCACCTGCTGCCGGAAGGGGATCCGGCGCTCGATCATGGCGAGCTTCAGGAGCGACTCCGTCCCGCTCTCCGACTCCGCCCCGGTCCGGATCGCGACTCGACGCAGCCGACCGGGGATCCGGCTCACGACATCCGCTCGCGCGGACGCAGGGAGGACGCGGCTCAGGATCGCCGACTCCATCGCGGCGAAGAAGTCGGCCTTGGGCGCGCAGCTCGCCATCGAGACGAGGCAGTCCGGGACCGACTGGATGCCCCGAGTCGTCGACCCGCTCCAGTGGACCACCACCGCATCCCGATCGGCGGACTGCGCGAGTCGGAGGCGGCGATCGCGCGGGGTCCGGAGCCTGGCGGAATCGGCCGGGACTTCCACATGCAGGGGCGGCCGATTTCGGAGCCAGAGGCCGTGATGCCCGGCGGCGCTCAGGCAGGCGAGCGATCCGCCGACGCGCACCGCGGCGATGGCCTCAGGGCCGAGTCGCGGGTCGACGTACCAGCCCTTCCGCGGTCGGACGACGTCGCCGTGCGCGACGGCGGCGCGCAGCGCACCGGGGCCGAACCCCGCATCACCGAGTTCGCAGGCACGCGCCACGCCGCCGAGCAACCTGATCGCTCGAAGCACCGACACACCATGAGCCTCGCCGGACCGGTGTCCCGGCCCGACCGAACCGCTCGATCTGTGGACGCATCCCCCGCCGCGGGGGTTGTGGAGGAGGGTATGTCGCCCTGGCACCTGCCGTTTCGCAGGAGCGGCGCATGCTCGACGCTCTCAAGCGCTCACGATCCGCGGATCTCCTGCACAACGGG
The Homoserinibacter sp. YIM 151385 DNA segment above includes these coding regions:
- a CDS encoding endonuclease domain-containing protein, coding for MVHWSGSTTRGIQSVPDCLVSMASCAPKADFFAAMESAILSRVLPASARADVVSRIPGRLRRVAIRTGAESESGTESLLKLAMIERRIPFRQQVPIDGVGRVDFVIGERLIVEADSREYHSDAYRDRRRDAEASIAGYRTLRFMYGQVVHELSHCLMALEASIARGDHRA